Genomic window (Halofilum ochraceum):
AAAAGTGGCCAACGACTTATCGCCGAAGCGTTCAATGTCGCCCCATCGTTCTTTCAGGGAAAAAAGAACGCCATGCGGAAAAAGCTCCGCACCAGCAGCGTGCGCGCAGACTATATGATTATCTTGGCCAATTCAGACGCAGTACCGCAAGACTACGCTCCAAAGTACCTGGCGAAAGAATATTTCGTGTTTGTCGATTTGGAATCAGGAAAGGGTACTGTGATGCCTAACTAGTCTTTCAAGCGGACCGCTGAAATCGCGGCTTCACCGCGCTTTCAGCGGCCGCTCAACTGAGGCGTTAGATGGGAACACACAATTAATACCGTTACCTTGGAGAGCGACATGGCCGAATACACATACACTACCGTTCCCGGGAAGATGAGTAAGTTACTGGCCAAAATTCGCGAGGTGGGCGTACCTTCCAAGGTCAACTAGCGCTGGTTGGAGTCGATAGGCTTTAAATCCAGCAACGATCGTACTCTCCTGTCCGTTCTAAAATTTATCGATTTCGTCGATGATTCGAGCGTACCCACATCGCGATGGAGAGACTATCGGGGTGGTAATCACAAGCAGGTTCTCGCGAATGCGATACGCGAGGGCTATCGGGATCTATTCGACGTCTACCCAGACGCCAACGATCGGACCGCTAGCGAAATCGAGCACGTTGTCAGCACAAACACATCGGCAGGGCGCCAGGCGGTCACGAAGGCAGTCCGCACGTTCCACACACTATGCGCGGAGGCAGATTTTACGGCTCTCGGGTCCGACGAGCCCGCGTCCACAAGTACCAGTAACGAGTCGGACACGGGCGCGGGCACGGTAGCCGCCGGGTCGGCGAACACGTCAGCGCCTAGTACGTCCGGGCCTTCTCTGCACGTGGATATACAGGTTCACATATCTCCGGAGGCATCCGCTGATCAAATCGATCAAATCTTCGAGAGCATGTCGAAGCACCTCTACAAGCAATGAAGGACTTGGTAAAAGCGACACTTGAGGCAAGCCGGGCTGCGCAGTTTGACGCGACGACGCTCGCTGGGAGCGTCCCGGACGAAGGATTGCCCTCATACAGCCATCAGGTACTTCCAAAGTCGCTATACAAAAATACGCGCGGTTATATCGAAAAGGTCGCTAATCAGGTCAACGGCTGCTATGAGAAGGGATGGTTCGACGCAGCCGCTGTGATGGCGCGTCGTCTCCTTGAAACGCTAATAATCGAATGCTTTGAGAAGCACAATATCGCTGCGAAAATAAAGAACAGCAATGGCGATTTCTACCACTTGCGAGATCTGGTCGGTCTCTTTTTGGGAGAAACCACGTGGAACGTTGGGCGTAACACGAAACGCGCTCTGCCAAGACTAAAAGATATTGGAGACAAGTCGGCCCACAGCAGAAGATACACGGCACGACGCTCGGATCTCGACAAAGTCCGAGTTGAACTTCGAGACGTTAC
Coding sequences:
- a CDS encoding DUF5343 domain-containing protein, with the translated sequence MESIGFKSSNDRTLLSVLKFIDFVDDSSVPTSRWRDYRGGNHKQVLANAIREGYRDLFDVYPDANDRTASEIEHVVSTNTSAGRQAVTKAVRTFHTLCAEADFTALGSDEPASTSTSNESDTGAGTVAAGSANTSAPSTSGPSLHVDIQVHISPEASADQIDQIFESMSKHLYKQ